Proteins encoded by one window of Kribbella flavida DSM 17836:
- a CDS encoding FAD-binding oxidoreductase encodes MTATQIPPAGPSRPAPGLPPLLHAGDPGYDEARTVWNAMVDRRPAAIARCRSTAEVAAAVRYARSNALEIAVRCGGHSIAGLAVPDGGLMIDLTPMGGVRVDPEQRLAWVQGGALLGELDREAQRYGLATTAGNVSHTGVGGLTLGGGMGWLARQFGLACDNVVSFELVTAEGTVVRASATENPELFWGLRGGGGNFGIVTSFEFRLHQVGTRSLVAEFTYPAAERLAVLRGWRDLNVTAPRQATFTAAVQGDQVSVGFVWVGEPAAGRELLSAFRSLGAVVAEDIRELSYLALQTRDDNLQGHRYRRYWKGHYFKALPDDAIRALLRNPGLGASLQAYGGAIADVPDEDTAFSQRDTVFEFVTAIRWEDPAEDADRIATVRRYAAELAPYAGGAYLNTLNGENVQRAFPAAKLARLTALKNVWDPANVFHLNQNIRP; translated from the coding sequence GTGGAACGCGATGGTCGACCGCCGCCCGGCCGCGATCGCCCGGTGCCGCAGTACCGCCGAGGTGGCCGCCGCCGTCCGGTACGCCCGCAGCAACGCGCTGGAGATCGCGGTCCGCTGCGGCGGCCACAGCATCGCCGGTCTGGCCGTGCCGGACGGCGGCCTGATGATCGACCTGACGCCGATGGGCGGCGTACGGGTCGATCCGGAGCAGCGGCTGGCCTGGGTGCAGGGCGGCGCGCTGCTCGGTGAACTGGACCGGGAAGCGCAGCGGTACGGGCTGGCGACCACCGCCGGCAACGTGTCGCACACCGGGGTCGGCGGGCTGACACTCGGCGGCGGCATGGGCTGGCTGGCCCGGCAGTTCGGTCTCGCGTGCGACAACGTCGTCTCGTTCGAACTGGTGACGGCCGAGGGCACCGTGGTGCGCGCGAGCGCGACGGAAAACCCGGAGCTGTTCTGGGGCCTGCGCGGCGGAGGCGGCAACTTCGGCATCGTCACGTCGTTCGAGTTCCGGCTGCACCAGGTCGGGACCCGCAGCCTGGTGGCCGAGTTCACCTACCCCGCAGCGGAAAGGCTCGCCGTACTGCGGGGCTGGCGCGACCTGAACGTCACCGCTCCCCGGCAGGCGACCTTCACCGCGGCGGTCCAGGGCGACCAGGTGAGCGTGGGCTTCGTCTGGGTCGGCGAGCCCGCGGCGGGCCGGGAGCTGCTCAGCGCCTTCCGGTCGCTGGGCGCGGTCGTCGCCGAGGACATCCGGGAGCTGTCGTACCTGGCCCTGCAGACGCGCGACGACAATCTGCAGGGCCACCGGTACCGGCGCTACTGGAAGGGTCACTACTTCAAGGCGCTGCCCGACGACGCGATCCGCGCTCTGCTGCGCAACCCGGGCCTCGGTGCGAGCCTGCAGGCGTACGGCGGCGCGATCGCCGACGTACCCGACGAGGACACCGCCTTCAGCCAGCGGGACACGGTGTTCGAGTTCGTCACCGCGATCCGGTGGGAGGACCCCGCCGAGGACGCCGACCGAATCGCGACCGTACGCCGGTACGCCGCCGAGCTCGCTCCGTACGCCGGCGGCGCCTACCTGAACACGCTGAACGGCGAGAACGTCCAGCGGGCCTTCCCGGCGGCGAAGCTGGCGCGCCTCACCGCCCTGAAGAACGTCTGGGACCCGGCCAACGTGTTTCACCTCAACCAGAACATCCGGCCCTGA